One Alcaligenes ammonioxydans DNA segment encodes these proteins:
- a CDS encoding FMN-binding glutamate synthase family protein, whose translation MQKWLTRYTAFYIIIGLTAFFLLLSLFKSASWLWLAIPGLALCVQGLVDITQTRHAIRRNYPVIGNLRFIFEAIRPEIRQYFLEGDEQQLPFSRADRSLVYQRAKQQIDKQPFGTHQEVYNNGYEWINHSMTPKHIKDSQFRVQVGGPDCTQPYSLSVLNISAMSFGALSANAILALNKGAKMGNFAHDTGEGGISTYHLRHGGDLIWNIGSGYFGCRDEHGNFSPERFAERATQDHIKMIEIKLSQGAKPGHGGILPGTKVTAEIALARGVPEGVDCNSPASHSAFRTPVELLEFVAQLRTLSGGKPVGFKLCIGHPWEWFAIAKAMLKTGITPDFIVVDGAEGGTGASPVEFIDHVGTPLREALRLVHNTLVGIGLREQIRLGASGKIISAFDMARIMALGADWCNSARGFMFAVGCIQAQACHTDKCPTGVATQDPQRQKALVVDDKSLRVASFHGNTLKALAELLGAAGLEHPNQLRPHHIARRISNGEVRVLSALFPDLKKGELLRGHYRQTIFRVGWPMANPDSFEPAYSLSKALSYLNDEAEPDDIIKKQDMADSAGQALA comes from the coding sequence ATGCAAAAGTGGCTGACACGCTACACCGCCTTCTACATCATCATTGGTCTTACCGCCTTTTTCTTGCTGTTGTCCCTGTTCAAGAGCGCGAGCTGGTTATGGCTGGCCATTCCCGGGCTGGCCCTATGCGTGCAAGGTTTGGTCGATATCACTCAGACTCGTCATGCCATTCGTCGCAATTACCCGGTTATTGGCAATCTGCGCTTTATTTTTGAAGCCATTCGACCTGAAATTCGCCAGTACTTCCTGGAAGGCGATGAGCAGCAACTGCCCTTCTCGCGTGCCGATCGCTCCTTGGTGTACCAGCGTGCCAAACAGCAGATCGACAAGCAGCCCTTTGGCACCCATCAAGAGGTCTATAACAACGGCTACGAGTGGATCAACCACTCCATGACGCCCAAACACATCAAGGACTCGCAGTTCCGAGTGCAGGTGGGCGGGCCAGACTGTACGCAGCCCTACTCGCTGTCTGTGCTGAACATCTCGGCCATGAGTTTTGGGGCGCTGTCGGCCAATGCCATTCTGGCGCTGAACAAGGGCGCCAAAATGGGCAACTTTGCCCACGATACAGGCGAAGGCGGAATCAGCACGTATCATCTGCGCCATGGCGGAGATCTGATCTGGAACATCGGGTCGGGCTATTTTGGTTGCCGCGATGAGCACGGCAACTTCTCACCCGAGCGTTTCGCCGAGCGTGCGACCCAGGATCACATCAAGATGATTGAAATCAAGCTGTCGCAAGGGGCCAAGCCTGGCCACGGCGGCATCTTGCCCGGCACCAAAGTGACGGCCGAAATCGCGCTGGCGCGGGGCGTCCCGGAGGGCGTGGATTGCAACTCCCCGGCCAGTCACAGCGCGTTCCGCACACCCGTGGAGCTATTGGAGTTCGTCGCTCAACTACGTACCTTGTCCGGCGGCAAACCGGTGGGCTTTAAACTGTGCATCGGACACCCCTGGGAATGGTTTGCAATTGCCAAAGCCATGCTCAAAACCGGCATTACTCCCGACTTTATCGTCGTCGATGGGGCCGAAGGCGGAACCGGAGCTTCTCCCGTCGAGTTCATTGACCATGTGGGCACTCCCTTGCGCGAAGCCTTGCGTCTGGTTCATAACACCTTGGTCGGCATCGGCCTGCGTGAGCAGATTCGTCTGGGCGCCTCGGGCAAGATCATCAGTGCTTTTGACATGGCACGCATCATGGCCCTGGGCGCGGACTGGTGCAATAGCGCCCGCGGCTTCATGTTTGCGGTGGGCTGCATCCAGGCCCAGGCTTGTCATACCGACAAATGCCCGACAGGCGTGGCTACCCAAGACCCGCAGCGTCAAAAAGCGCTGGTGGTTGACGACAAATCCTTGCGCGTGGCCAGTTTCCACGGCAATACGCTCAAAGCGCTGGCCGAGCTGCTGGGTGCTGCCGGGCTGGAGCACCCTAACCAGCTGCGCCCCCACCATATTGCCCGCCGCATCAGCAACGGCGAAGTCCGGGTTCTGTCGGCCCTGTTCCCCGATTTGAAGAAAGGTGAGCTATTGCGCGGCCACTACCGCCAAACCATTTTCCGGGTGGGCTGGCCCATGGCCAACCCCGACTCTTTCGAGCCGGCTTACAGCCTGAGCAAAGCCTTGTCGTACCTGAACGATGAGGCCGAGCCGGACGACATCATCAAAAAACAGGATATGGCTGACAGCGCGGGCCAGGCGCTGGCCTGA
- a CDS encoding FUSC family protein — protein MSVSFPWLQLDRPALLHGLNMALAAGLSFAIAVLLSVDNPFWAAMPVWVLSQPYRGLVYERALWRIVGTLAGAGLGLAFLHLPHPYWQLLGMALVVGVASALTHVLRGALSYLPMLAGITIGVVVLPSVLSPDSSLDLALSRVQCTLIGVVVTTVLCSRTTPHSQRQTYYQRVRVLAADALRLAAHALGPAYKESDPALSARIRQEIVDLDAQARITAAGSWDAYRRLPYVDVFLYAVIELLAASELIVRQRERGRLPAADEAQFLLEQAQRLEQGHSLTVLEKTGVRPPEQISLARLRRAMGQIRRAETGLFAARTPARRGPHRFLATPARSVDWPLATRTGLISALATFSAGALAFALSSPALELMAMGVCTFSIILGSMPRPQLMSRTMFTGITVGVLVASLYRYLIQGYLVTDWQVIVSVLPFVVVGGLLRANRPTSAWALDANMCFQLASQAGMAAVSWPFIIKESVPLLAGSAVVCSAFFLLPRRTHPRGQALVRRVVRELYPLIRRSRPRLFRVWRARVARQWVRLLHWMGEQAPQGLVSLINLGHGIVALKRLGRRGAPQQTCVSLVCELLEGFESQPQELAQQLLRISQSCADPVLAEAIRDVAQSLLGATPVLVYAYPPNTVPRAVEST, from the coding sequence ATGTCTGTTTCTTTTCCCTGGCTCCAGCTGGACAGGCCTGCGCTGCTGCATGGTTTAAACATGGCGTTGGCTGCCGGCTTGTCGTTTGCGATTGCGGTTTTGCTGTCTGTCGACAACCCGTTCTGGGCCGCCATGCCAGTGTGGGTTCTGTCCCAGCCCTATCGGGGACTGGTGTATGAGCGCGCCTTGTGGCGAATAGTGGGAACCCTGGCAGGGGCAGGGCTGGGGCTGGCCTTTCTGCATTTGCCCCACCCTTATTGGCAATTGCTGGGCATGGCCCTGGTAGTCGGGGTGGCCTCCGCCTTGACCCATGTGTTGCGGGGTGCCTTGTCATATTTGCCCATGTTGGCGGGCATCACGATTGGCGTGGTGGTCCTGCCCTCGGTGCTCTCGCCAGACAGCTCCTTGGATCTGGCGTTGTCGCGCGTGCAGTGCACCCTGATCGGGGTAGTGGTCACTACCGTCCTGTGCTCCCGCACGACGCCGCATAGCCAGCGCCAAACGTATTACCAACGGGTGCGTGTTCTGGCGGCGGACGCTTTGCGTCTGGCGGCGCATGCGCTGGGCCCTGCTTATAAAGAGTCGGACCCGGCCCTGTCCGCACGGATAAGGCAGGAAATAGTGGACTTGGATGCTCAGGCCCGTATTACGGCTGCCGGTTCCTGGGATGCTTATCGTCGCCTGCCCTATGTGGACGTATTTTTATATGCCGTGATCGAGCTGTTGGCCGCCAGTGAGCTGATTGTGCGCCAAAGAGAGCGGGGTCGTTTGCCCGCCGCCGATGAGGCGCAGTTCTTGCTGGAGCAGGCGCAGCGTCTGGAGCAGGGGCATTCTTTGACGGTGTTGGAAAAAACCGGCGTCAGGCCGCCCGAGCAAATCAGTTTGGCGCGGTTGCGTCGAGCCATGGGGCAGATTCGGCGGGCTGAAACGGGTCTGTTTGCCGCTCGGACACCAGCCCGTCGGGGCCCTCACCGGTTCTTGGCCACCCCGGCACGGTCGGTGGACTGGCCTCTGGCAACACGTACCGGCTTGATTAGCGCCTTGGCTACCTTCAGTGCAGGGGCGCTTGCCTTTGCCTTGTCCAGTCCGGCACTGGAGCTGATGGCGATGGGGGTATGTACTTTCTCCATTATTTTGGGCTCCATGCCACGTCCGCAGCTGATGAGTCGCACCATGTTCACCGGAATTACGGTGGGCGTGCTGGTGGCCAGCCTCTATCGCTATCTGATTCAGGGCTATTTGGTGACGGACTGGCAGGTCATCGTTTCAGTGCTGCCTTTTGTGGTGGTGGGTGGTTTGTTGCGGGCCAATCGCCCCACATCTGCTTGGGCGCTGGATGCCAATATGTGTTTCCAACTGGCCAGTCAGGCGGGTATGGCAGCCGTTAGCTGGCCGTTCATCATCAAGGAGTCCGTGCCTTTGCTGGCGGGTTCTGCGGTGGTATGCAGCGCCTTTTTTCTGTTGCCGCGTCGTACCCACCCGCGTGGGCAGGCTTTGGTGCGGCGGGTGGTGCGCGAGCTGTATCCCTTGATCCGTCGTTCCCGGCCACGCCTGTTTCGCGTCTGGCGGGCACGGGTGGCCCGGCAGTGGGTGCGCCTGCTGCACTGGATGGGGGAGCAAGCGCCGCAGGGTCTGGTGTCGCTGATCAATCTGGGGCATGGGATTGTGGCATTGAAGCGTCTGGGCAGGCGGGGCGCGCCGCAGCAGACTTGCGTCAGTCTGGTATGTGAACTGCTGGAGGGGTTTGAGAGCCAGCCGCAGGAGCTGGCTCAACAGTTGCTGCGTATCAGTCAATCTTGTGCCGATCCTGTGCTGGCAGAGGCGATCCGGGATGTTGCTCAGTCCTTGCTGGGGGCTACTCCCGTTCTGGTTTATGCTTACCCCCCTAATACGGTGCCTCGTGCTGTGGAGTCGACCTGA
- a CDS encoding MarR family winged helix-turn-helix transcriptional regulator, giving the protein MNHQLYERFGLSMIVLARLYRRELDQTLGRYGVSEATILPIRYLAQLGEPIRQGQLARMMRLEGPTLVRLIDQLESTGLLERVPDEQDKRARLLCLTDKGRDFHAHLLELLRQSRAPLFAGIPEQDIKAALRCFDMLASNLGLKASDMSSLFGQHSGQVADT; this is encoded by the coding sequence ATGAATCACCAACTGTATGAACGGTTTGGCTTGTCCATGATTGTGCTGGCGCGTCTTTACCGTCGTGAGCTGGATCAGACGCTGGGGCGTTACGGTGTGTCCGAGGCCACCATCCTGCCTATTCGTTATCTGGCTCAGCTGGGCGAACCCATACGTCAAGGCCAGTTGGCGCGCATGATGCGTCTGGAGGGCCCGACACTGGTTCGTCTGATTGATCAATTGGAATCGACGGGTTTGCTCGAACGTGTGCCCGACGAGCAGGACAAGCGGGCGCGGCTATTGTGTCTGACGGACAAAGGACGTGACTTTCATGCGCATTTGCTGGAACTGTTGCGCCAGTCGCGCGCCCCCTTGTTTGCCGGCATTCCCGAACAGGATATTAAGGCGGCCTTGCGCTGTTTTGACATGTTGGCCAGCAATCTGGGCCTGAAAGCCAGCGATATGAGCAGCCTGTTTGGACAGCATTCAGGGCAGGTTGCTGACACGTAA